Below is a window of Haloterrigena alkaliphila DNA.
CGCCCGCGCTCGGTGACGGACGGTTGTTCGTCGGCTCCGAGGACGGGCACCTCCACTGTCTCGAGTGGGGATCCGGCGAATCGAGTCGCTAACGCTCACGGCTCGATTCGGTTTCGTCACCCGCTCGTTCGCTCGCGGCCGGGTCTCGTCACCCGCTCGTTCCTCCACGACTACTCTCTCGTCCACGACCACTCTCTCGCCAGCGAGCCGACGTCATTCCTTCTAAACTTGCTGCTCTTCTCTCGAAGAGCCCGCTGCCGGCCCACAGTTTCACTTTCACTCCCCTGTTAACGAGGGTTTATGAGGGGTCCGGCACAAGGAGTGGATATGCCTGAAGCAGACCTCGAGACGCTCCCCGGCGTCGGACCGGCAACCGCAGACAAACTCCACGATGCTGGCTTCGACTCCTACCAGAGTCTCGCCGTGGCTTCCCCCTCGGAACTGTCGAACACCGCGGACGTCGGCGAGTCCACCGCGTCGGACATCGTCCGCGCCGCCCGAGACGCGGCCGACATCGGCGGCTTCGAGACCGGGTCGACCGTCCTCGAGCGACGAAACGAAATCGGCAAGCTGAGCTGGCACATCGACGAGGTCGACGACCTGCTCGGCGGCGGGATCGAGACCCAGTCGATCACCGAAGTGTACGGCGAGTTCGGCGCCGGCAAGTCCCAGGTCACCCACCAGATGGCCGTCAACGTCCAGCTTCCCAAGGAGGTCGGCGGCCTCCACGGCTGTGCGATCTTCGTGGACAGCGAGGACACGTTCCGTCCCGAGCGGATCGACGACATGGTTCGCGGCCTGCCCGACGAGGCCATCAACGCGACGCTCGAGGACCGCGAAATCGAGGGCTCGGCCGACGACGAGGCCGCGGTCGACGAACTCGTCGAGGACGTCCTCGAAAAGATCCACGTCGCGAAGGCGTTCAACTCCAACCACCAGATGCTGCTGGCCGAGAAGGCCAAGGAACTGGCTAGCGAGCACGAGGACTCGGAGTACCCCGTCCGCCTGCTCTGCGTCGACTCGCTGACCGCCCACTTCCGCGCCGAGTACGTCGGCCGCGGCGAACTCGCGGACCGACAGCAGAAACTCAACAAACACCTCCACGACATCGACAAGGTCGGCAACCTCTACAACTGCGCCGTCATCGTCACGAATCAGGTCGCCTCGAACCCCGACTCGTTCTTCGGCGACCCGACCCAGCCGATCGGTGGCAACATCCTCGGTCACAAGTCGACGTTCCGCATCTACCTCCGCAAGTCCAAGGGCGACAAGCGGATCGTCCGACTCGTCGACGCGCCGAACCTCGCCGACGGCGAGGCCGTCATGCGCGTCCAGGACGGCGGGCTGAAGCCGGAATAACGACGGTTCGACGCGCTTCGATTCTATTCTTCGACTGCCTCGAGCGAGACGGTGACCACGCCGTCGACATCGATTGCGACGTCGATCACGAGTGGATACTCATCGAAAGCGCTACGCTAGATACCGATACGTAGCTATCAGTACTCGCAACCCGGCTGTACGATCCAAAATCAGGAGGGA
It encodes the following:
- the radA gene encoding DNA repair and recombination protein RadA: MPEADLETLPGVGPATADKLHDAGFDSYQSLAVASPSELSNTADVGESTASDIVRAARDAADIGGFETGSTVLERRNEIGKLSWHIDEVDDLLGGGIETQSITEVYGEFGAGKSQVTHQMAVNVQLPKEVGGLHGCAIFVDSEDTFRPERIDDMVRGLPDEAINATLEDREIEGSADDEAAVDELVEDVLEKIHVAKAFNSNHQMLLAEKAKELASEHEDSEYPVRLLCVDSLTAHFRAEYVGRGELADRQQKLNKHLHDIDKVGNLYNCAVIVTNQVASNPDSFFGDPTQPIGGNILGHKSTFRIYLRKSKGDKRIVRLVDAPNLADGEAVMRVQDGGLKPE